From the genome of candidate division KSB1 bacterium:
GGTCGAGTGTGAACTGGTGGCGATACCATGAAACGCCCTCATAGCCGGGCGGATTGGCCTCCTGCCAGGCATCGCCCAGGCGCACCTTGGGCCAGAGCTGTTCGTGAATCTGACCGTCGCCCCAGCGCGTGGGACTGCCTTGCAACCAGGGGTCGATTTTGAAGGACCAGTTCTCCGCAGTGAGCAGCAGCGCTTTGGCGCGCTTCATGTGGAAGCCTTCGATATGAAAGCGCATCGTTTCCCCGGGTTGCAGCGCCACACGGCCGGACCAGCTCGGCCGCCAGATGCGTGGCAAATCCTGCTCATCGAGGGCGAAAAGCTGATTGATGGCAGTCAGAATCACGCCGCTGCCCGCCGGGTCGGCGACGAAGTCGAGCCAGAGCAGATCTTCCGCGGTGGTGCCCTCCGGCAGGGGCAGGGCGGTTTGCCGCGCATACGGCTCGGAGGAGGTGATCACGAGCTGCGGCGACCACAAGTGGGAGGCATATTCCCCCGCGGCGTTGCGATATTTGGCAATGAAAAAGCCACCGCTCTCCCGGTTTGCCTGCAGTGGTTGGGCGTGGAATTCCACGAAGAGATAACGGCGTAAATCCGCGATCGGCTCCTCGGCGGGACCTGTCAGCCTGTGCTGTTGCTCACGCCGTGCCTCCGCCGCACTCACTTGCCAGGTCCAGGGCTGCATCAACAGCAGGCGTTCGCGCGCCTCGCCCTCCGGCAGTTCCAGCCGCGGCGGCAGGGCGAAGCGCAGCCGGCTGGCCAGCGTGTCGGAGAGCATGTTGTTGCGGGTGATGATTTGCAGAGTGGGTTGATTGTTTTCCAGGCCCCCACGAAACTGCATGGTTTTGTGATTACGGCCCTGGTAGTAGGCGATTTTGCGTTCGCCATTGGGCTCCAGTTCAACGCGGTAGGCCCATTCAATATCGGCGTAGCGCCCCCAGCGGTGCAACAGCCCCGGCGGCGGTGTGCCGGCATCTTCATTGCTGTAGACCACGGTGTAAGTTAGCCGCCGCGGTCGCCGCGCGGCATCATATTCTGCCGTATAGGCAAGCAGGAGCGGCACATCCGAGTGGCGGCCATCGCGCCGGCCAAAAAGCAGAGGGGCATGGGCGAGCATGACGTAGTGGGGGTGATCCTCCTCGTAGAGGTCGAGCCGGACATTGACCATCTTCAGCTCGCGCTCACGTTCGCTCTTCGAGGAATCGGCGCGCAGCACTTCCAGGGTATGGCTGCCGGCGTTGAGATGGCCGAGATGCACTTCATAGTAATGAAAAGCGCGACCGCGGACCGTGACGACGTGAGAACGCAGTCTGCCATCCACCGCCACCCCCAGCACCACGCCGGGCACGGCGGATTCCTCCCAACTGGTTTCGGAATAAAGCTGCAGGGAGGCGATGGCCTGTGCCGGCTTCTTCAGGATAAACTCGGTACTCCAGCCCTCCTGGATCATGATCGTGCGGCTGTTCAACTTGAGCGTGTTCGAGGCACTGCCCAAGCCCTGCGCCAGGCTGGCGATGGGGAAGAAGATCGCCAGGCCGGTGAAAAATGTCAGCGTCCAAAGCCGATGGCTTTTTCTCATACTCCGCTCCCGCCTGGATGAAAGAGTGATCAGAAAATGTCGGACAATCGTCCGTCGTCTTGATCAATTCGATGTGTGTTCAGATGATGGCGAAGATGCTGGTGAGGGCAAATCCCCGTTCGTCATGGCCGGTTTTACGTTTGCCGGCGCCGCACCGGCAGCCGTCTCGTGCAGCGGTGCCGCGCCCTCACGCGCTGCCGCCGGCCTGGGTGGCAGCAATTTCAGCAGGTTTTCCAGCTCTTTTTTGATTTCGTAGAGGGCATCTTCGCTGCGCAAATCGTCGAAGGAGAGCGACAACTGTGGGCTGGCCTGCCGTATGGCTTTCAGGCGCTGCCGTGCGCCGGCAATGGTGTATTTCTCGCGGTACAGCAATTTTTTGATGAGGAAGATGAGCTTGATGTCTTCCAGGCTGTAGGCACGGTTGCCGGAGCGATTTTTCCGGGGCCGCAATTCGGGAAATTCCGTCTCCCAATAGCGCAGGACGTAGGCCTGCAACGAGGTGATGCGGCTCACTTCGCGAATCGAATAATGCGTTTTTTTTGCCCGGCGTGTGCTCATGTCCTGCTTAATCGTGCACCCCGGCAGGCGGCCATGGGGCGGCTAGTTCACGGTCTGGCCGGCATATTCGGGCCGCAGCCTGGCAATGGCATCCTGCAAGAACCCGGGAATGATGGCCCGGCGTGTGGCGGCCAGGCATTCCGGATCCTGCAGCCGGCGGATCAGCTCCTGGTATTTTTTCTCGCCGTGCCTGGCGATGATGTCCTGCTTGCGTTCCGGTTTGACGGCATGCACCAGCATGCTGCGCGGATCGGCCTCCGGATGAAATTGCACTCCGATGATTTCCGGCGAAACCCGGATGGCGGTGATCGAGCGTTCCAGTGGAACATGCGGCCGAATCTTTTCGAGCGAGAGAACCTCGGCACCCAAAGCTTGCAGTACCGTCGTGTTGGGCTCCACCACCTGCCAATCGCGGAAATCCGCGGCATAAAACGGATTTCCCAGGCTGGCATACAAACGCTCACGCTCGCCGGCTGGCGTTTTGTGAATCGGCATGATGCCGAATGATTTCGACCCCCGCTTGGTGACTGCCGCGAGCTTGAAGAAACGGCACATCATCTGAAAGGAATGACAGATGGCAAAGACATATTTGCGGGCGTGTGCCTGCGCTTCCCGCTGATTGTGCCGCCAGATCGCCTCCCACCATTGAAAGTAGCGGCGCTCCCACAATTTGCCTTCGCCGTCAAACGGGCTGCCCGGTCCGCCGGTGGAAATATAGATGTCGAAATCCAGCGTGCAAATTTCCGCCTTGTAGCGGGTTTCAAAAATCTCGTAGGTGACGGGTTGCGCCCAATATTTGCCGTCACTCTCAGTAAGCAGCTCTTTGATGCAGCGCATGCCCTCGTTGGGCAGGTTGTCATAGAGATCAAGCACGGCGACACGGATGGGCGCAACCGCGGCCGGCCTCCGTGGCACGGCAGGCCGCTGGCGTGTGTTTTCGGCCAGGTTTGAAGTTGACATGTGAACCGTCGAATATCAAGCACGGGATGATGACGTGCAGATGATAAGGCGCCGCTGAGCGCGCCCGCCCGGCCGCCGGTTGGCGGAAGTGCGGGTGAAGGCCATAGTCTCCGCCGCCCAACCCCGACAGGCGAGCCAAAATAGAAAAAAAACCGCGCAAGCGCAAGCGTTGTGCTGTTGCTGGAACAGACGCGTCACCCCCAATAAAAATCACCGGTTTCACAGGGGGTGTGCTTTTCCCCCGGTCGTTCCGGATTCACAAGAAGTAAAACCAAGCCCGGTGCCATCGATTTCTTGATTTCGAGCCGATTTGCAGTCGCCTGGCCTGACCAAGCGAGATCAGCCTTGAGAGGAAATCCTTCCCAATGCTTTGTTCCAAACAAATGAAGTGATATGGCAGCCAGCAGGGGGTGAAACGCACGACAACAAGATCTTTCAGGAAACTCCGCATTCGGTGCCTCCTGCCGCTACTTGAGCACAGATTTTGGGTATATGGTGGGTATTCCTGCCGAAATTCACAATACCTCATGGGCTAAGTCATTTTATTCTATGAGTAAGTCATGGGGAATCAGCAACTCTTTCCGTTAATCCTGGCTGCTGTCATCGTCGGTGTTGCCCTGGTGCGTGGCATGGAGCTTTACCACGAGGAAATTGCCCTCCATGATCAGCAGGAAATCCAGAAAACATTGATAGCGGCTGCCTTGCGTGCGCAATCATGGTACCGCACACCCACCGCAATGGGCGGAGGCGGCCGTTCGTTTGCGAGCATCACCTGGGCGAAGATCAATTTCAACTCGAACACGTCGATTGCCGTGCTGTCCATGTCGCACAAGAGGCGGGACAGTGTTCGCCTCACCGCTGTCAGCATCGAAAATCCTGCCCTGCGAATCAGCTACACGGTCTATCCCGATTCCCTCGTCCTGATGCCTTAAAGGGGAAGGCATCGCCGTGCCAAGCCACCACAGTAACCAGTCCCAGGAGCTTGAACTTTGTTTCTATCGGCTGCTTGCTCTGACGTCACGGCAACCCTGGGCACTGGAACCTTGCCGCAACGCTGCCACAAACAGCGCTTGCATGAGAATGATGCCGGCCTATATTCTCTCCCGCTGAGCCCAGCCTCACCTGCTTTGTGGACTCGCAAAGGGCGGAATAAAACCAACTGCATCGCGGTTTATTTTGTATCCGTCCGAGGTCGCAAGGTTTGGAGACAACGCTCCTGCACTGGCTTGGCAGTTGCAGGAGCCCCCCGGTGTTTTGCAAGCCCGGACTCAACCCGGCTTGGAAGGTTTTCAGACAGCTCCTGTTTCAGAACTAACTGCTGGAATTGCACCATCGCGGAGGTTGGCCGTCATGTCGTTTTTCGATCCGATCAAACGTGTGCAACGTCTGCGGCAGGCTGACCCCCGCCGCCAGCCGGATGCCGAGTTGCGTGAACGCATCCCCCCGGGCCAGTATCGCACGGAGAAATTCCCGGTGCTGACTTATGGAGAAACACCAGTGGTTGATTTGAAGGATTGGCGGCTCAAGGTGTGGGGTTTGGTGGAGAATCCGATCACGCTGACCTGGGAGGAATTTCAGGCGTTGCCACGCAAGAAGATTCACGTCGATATTCATTGCGTCACGCGCTGGAGCATGTTGGATACGGAATGGGAAGGGGTGCCGTTTTCTGTGATCGCGGAGCTTGCCAAGCCGCTGCCCACGGCCAGGGTGGTGATGGAGCATTCCTATGGCGGCTATACCACCAATATGCTGCTCGAAGAGATGTATGATGCCGGCGTGCTGCTCGCCGACACCTACGATGGCCGGCCGCTGGCACGTGATCACGGGGGGCCGTTGCGGTTGGTGGTGCCCAGGCTCTATTTTTGGAAAAGTGCGAAGTGGCTCAACGGGCTGGAGTTTCTCGCGCGCAACCTGCCGGGCTTCTGGGAGCGTTATGGCTATCACATGCACGGCGACCCCTGGACCGAAGAACGGTTTGGGTGATCGTCACAGTGCAGACGCTGCAGGCAGCCGGTGTTCACCCGCTGCCTTTTTATTTTTTTTCTGCCACCAACGCATGGCAAGCATTCCCGCCACCAGCACTCCCAGCAATGCCACCAACCAGTCACCATAGCGCGCATAGATCGTCGGCGGCATTTCCATCAGCGGCACGCGGGCGGTGAAGCAGGCGGCGGTATCGAAGGCGGTGCGGTGGGTGATCTCGCCGGAGGGCAGAATCACCGCGGAAATGCCGGTGTTGGTGCTGCGCACCTGCGCCATGCGCGCTTCGACACAGCGCAATTGCGAGAGCGCGAGATGCTGCTCCGGCTCCTGGAAGCGGCTGTACCAACTGTCATTGGTCACGTTCAGGATGAGGTTGGCGTTTTTTTGATCGTAAACACGCATGTAGTGCGGCGAGAGCGCTTCGTAGCAAATCAGCGGAGCGAGGCGAAAATCGCCATAAATCATCACCTCCGGGCCGGGGCCGGTGCCAAAGGTTGACACCGCCGGAATCCAGTCTTTGAGCGCCGGAAACCAGTCGGCGAAGGGCATGTACTCGCCGAAGGCCAGGAGAATGTGTTTTTTGTACAGCGCCACCGGCTCGAATTTCCCCGGTGCCGTCAGGCTCATTGAGTTGTAAATTTTGTAAACCGGTTTGCGTTCCCGCACATAGCCACCGGTGACGATCGGCGCACCGGCTCGTTCGGCCAGATCCGCCAGCTCCTGATGGGTCGGGTGGAATTCCGGAAAAGGATAGGGATAGCCGCCCTCCGGCCACAGCACGAGGTCGAGTTGCTCCCGGTTTGGCTGGATGAGTTTGCGCGTGAGGTCACGGTGGACTTCGAAAAATTTGTAGATCGTGGCGGTATCCCCGTACTGCGCCTGCAAACGCTCGTAGTTGCCAAGATTGCCCTGCACCACACCAATGTTCTTGTGCGTGGCGCACCGCATCTGTTCTTCGACCTGATGTAGACGAAAGTGACCGTAGCCAAGGCTGAACAACAGCATGGCCATCCCCGCGCCGGCGGTGATAATTTTTTCCGAATGGTCGAAAGCCGGTGACAAATTGTGCCCCAACCAATGGCGCAACCCGGGTTCGAGCAGGGCGAAGATGGCGTAGTTGACCAACAGGATTTGGAAGGTGAGCAGGAATGGACCGCCCAGATCCGCAATTTGAATCAATGGAATGATTTTGTAGATGGCATTGCCGACATACCAGTCGAACAGTTTGGGGAAGAACCGTTCGACGAGGACAAACACTGCCGGCACCCACAGCACCTGCCATTTCATGGAAAGAGGCCGGCGCAGCCACGCCACCAATCCGCCGGTGACCGCAAGATTGGCAGCGCCTACGGCCGCATATAACAGCATGATGGGCACGGCCAGCCACCACGGCAAACCGCCAAATTCAACTACTGTGTAAGCAATCCAGAAAAACCCGCCGAGTGCCATGACGAAGGAATACAGCCAGGTGTATCTCACTGTCTCCTTGATGCCGCTGCAATGATTGAGCAGCCAGAAATAAGGCACATAGGCGATTGCAACCAGCGGTGTCCAATTGATGGCGGGATAGGAGAGAAATCCAAGACACCCGCCGGTAATGGCCATGAAGAGTTTGAGCCGTCGCAATCCGGGCGCGGATGGGTCCATGTGTTGTGGACGGCGCACCACCGTGGTGGAGGGAGAGGGTTGGGAGCGTTTCATGATCGTCTCAGCCCCCGCCAACGCTCCAGTTCCCGCCGGTCTTTTTTGGTGGGCCGGCCCTTTGCCGGCCGGGGCAGTTGCCGCTCCGCTGCCTTCATCAGTTTCATCATCTCCAGCGTTTCGGGTGAAAGCTCGGGGGTGGTTTCCTCGTAGAGGAGTTTGGCATCCCTGGCGGAGAGACCGCGCGTGGGGATTTCCTTGATGGTGAGCGTGCGGTAGTGATGCGCGACTTTGACGGTCAAAACATCGCCAATATTTACCGGCTTCGAGGCTTTGGCGACATGGTCATTCACTTTGACACGGCCCAACTCGCATTCACGCGCGGCCTGTTCCCGGCTGGGAAAAATGCGGGCCAGCTTGAGCCATTTGTCCAGGCGCATGGTGCGCCTGAAGCCGGAGGGATCAGCAGTTCCTGCGGGCATGGTTCACAATCAATTATTGGTTTTCTTCAAAGAGAGAACCCTGTTGCCAGGCGATTTGCCGCTTGCAAGCACATATTTCCCGGCATCCTTCTCTGTTGCTTCCAGCGCCTGCCAAAGCCTTGCATCAGACTCCTCGATCGGCTCTTCTCCTACTTCCTTCAGAGAATGGCGTCGGATGAAATCGGCAGCCCTTCTCCTTCTACACCACTATTTATCCACTCATCCACTATTCATCGCACGCCGGTGAGGAGTGAGAGGCGAAATTGGCGGTTGCATCTTCCTGGCAGGGCGTTCCGGATTCGAGACGCGCGGTGCGGAGCTTGAGATGCCCGATCACTTGCGGGGCCCCTCCTCTTAGCGAAGCCGTTGCTCGATAAAGTATTTCGCCAGGGACGTTTCCTCCAAATTAATGATTTTGTCTCTGGGGGATATTTCTGCTGCGGGAAAAAAGAACCTTTCAATTGGATTTCGGAGTCAATGTTTCAACATGCTGCTGCAATTGGGCATGATCCTGGCGCAGCGCGGATATTTCTCCCTGCAACTGATCGACCTGCTTCTCGATCTTTGTGATTCTATCGTCCTGCAGCAGGGAGGTTCTTTTTGCCTCGGTCCAGACTTCTGTTAGTTGGTCGCGCCATTCTTTGGCTTTTTGATCAGTTCTCTGAAAAGCCTGGTTGCCCACCTCGGGAATCATGTGCTCCAGCGCATCAAAATTTTCCCTTGTGTAAGCATCGAGAGCGGCCAGGTTCTTTTCAACGCTGCTGATCCTCGTATTGACTTGTTCGAAACCGGCTTGCATTTCGCTGCGGAGCTGGCCGATCTGGTTCTGCATTTCGCTGCGGAGCTGCTCGTTGCCGGCCTGCATTTCACTGCGGAGTTGTCCGATCTGAGTCTGTGTTTCGCTGCGGAGTTGGCCGATCTGGGTCTGTGTTTCGCCGCGAAGCTGCTCGATCTGGTTGTGCATTTCGCCACGAAGCTGCCCGATCTGGGTCTGCATTTCACCGCGAAGCTGCCCGCTCAGGGCCTGCATTTCACCGCGGAGCTGTCCGACCTGGGTCTGCATTTCTCCGCGTAGCTGGCCGATCTGGATCTGTATTTCGCCTTGAAGCTGCCCAATCTGGGTTTGCATTTCACCGCGGAGCTGCCCGATCTGGGTCTGCATCTCGCCACGAAGCTGCGTGGTGGTCTGTTGGAAACCTGCCTCCATTTCGCCGCGAAGCTGCTCGATCTTTTCGATGATCGTATTCAAACTGGCACGGCGTGCGGTGGTTTTCTTTTTGGGTTTTCCCGGCATATGCTTTTCCCCGAGTTCAGAAAAGTCTGAGTTGTTGCTCTGCGATCTGGTCGTTGCTCTTTTTTGCCCTGGCCTGCCAATATTCGTAAGCCTTGAGTTGTTCTTCGATATCCGACAAGAAGCGCGACGCGGCAAATCTTCGGGACTTGCCAAAGAGCATGCGGCGGGCTGCACGCACGAGATAAAGCCGCTCCCGCGCGCGCGTCATGCCGACATAAAACAACCGGCGTTCCTCGGCGGGATCACCCTGCAATTCTTCCAATTGCATTGGCGTCAGGTGCTCTTCGCAGCCGATGATGAAGACGACGGGAAACTCCAGCCCCTTGGCGGCGTGCAGGGTCAGCAGCGAAATCTTCTCGGCCCGCGCTTCGATTTGATCCGCCTCGCGCTGCAGGGCAAGGGCATCCAGCAGCGCTCGCGGGGTGGAATGCCAGTGCGCCAGCCCTGCCAGACGCTGCCAATTTGGCCGGCAAACCTGCAGCAGCGGTGTCTCAGGTTGTGGCTGCAAATTGGTGAGCAGGTTGGCCAGCGCGGCATCAACACCACGGCTTTGTTGATCCTGAACAAAGCGTGCCATGACTTCTGCGGCAACGCGCAGCGCCATCGCCGGCCGCTGGCCCAGGTTCGTCTGCGCCATAAACCGTGTCAGCAGCAGCCTGTCCCGTTCCGGGGTCACCGTGAAATATTCCGCCAATTTTTTTGCCGAACTTTGACCAAACCCCGGTGTGAGAAGTGCGACGAATCCCGCAAAATCATTTGCATCGCAGGGCAGGCCAGCGGCCCAACGAATGACCGCCAGCAACTCGGGCATGCCTTTGCGCCGCGCCAGCGGCGTTTCGCCGGCCACCTGAAACGGCATGCCGGAATGTTGCAGGGCCTGCTCCAGCGGCGGCCGCAGCGCATTCAAACGATAAAGGATCGCAAAGTCACCAAAACTGTATCGACCTTCCGGCGATTGTGCCACCCGCGTTGAATCTTGGGAGAACAAGCTAGTGCCGCCCACCAGTTTTTCGATTTGATGCACCACAAACTCGGCCTCGGCTTCGGCAGTGGGCGCGGCATAAATGGTGAGATTGCCCGGCGTCAGCAGGGTTGGCGAAAGCGGCAGGGCCACGCAATCATCACCTGCTTCGATGACCTGTCCGCAGGCGGCGAGAATGATGGCGCCGGAACGATAGTTCTCCTCCAATCGCATGACCACGGCACCAGGAAAATCCTCGGCAAAGCGGCTGAAATAGCCGACCTCAGCACCGCGAAAGCCGTAAATCGCCTGATTGGGATCGCCGATGGCCGTGAGGCGGGCGCCGCCTTGCACCAGCAATTTGAGCAGGCGATGCTGCGCAGCATTGAGGTCCTGATACTCATCGACAAAAATCCAGTGATAGCGCTGCTGCAACGCCTGGCGTACTTCCGGAGTGTTTTCCAGCAGGCGGATGGCCTGCAACAAAAGGTCGTCGAAATCCCACACCTGCAGCCGCTGCAGCGCCGCCTGATAGGCTGCCTGCCGGCCTGCTTGTTCGGGCGTGGCGGGTGTGGTCAAGGTCGCCTTGTGCAGGGAAATTTCATCGAGCCAGCGGGAGCGTTCGGCAGTGGCGGCTAACGGCCACAATTCCTGTGCGATCATTTCCCGGCGCTCATCAGGGATAATCTCGAAATCACGTTGTTCGTCGGCATGTTCCCGCAGCAGGGCAAGGCAGAACGCGTGAAATGTCCCGATGGTGAGCTCTTCCGCCAGGCGGCCGGTTTGCTCCCGCAGGCGCTGACGCATTTCCTCGGCCGCCTTGTTGGTGAAGGTGATGGCGAGCATGCTGCGCGCCGGTTCCCCTGATTGCAGCAGATGCTGGATGCGATGCACCAGCGTGTGCGTCTTGCCCGTGCCCGGACCGGCGATGATGAGCAAATGGCCGTCCGCATAGGTCACCGCCCGGCGTTGCGAGGGATTAAGACGCTCCACCGGCGTTGGTGAGATGCGGGGAGACTCGTCCGGCGGCAAGGTGAGCGGCGACAGGGGCGGCTGCACCTGCACCGCCGCGGCAGCGACATTGGCCGTGGCCTCTGTTTCCGCCGGGGTATCTGTCAGCTCGATTGCGACCAGGCTGACCTGCCGGAGAAATTCCCGGCGTTCTGCCGGCGTGAAAAGCTGAATCACACCGTACTCGCCGTCATAGCCAGCCGCGATCTTGACCTCCCCGCAGCGCATGCGACGGATGCCCTCCGCCACCACCGGCGAGCTCAGCCGCTCAATGTCTGCGAGTGGCGCCTCCTGCAGGATATGGAGTTCATTGCCGAGCCGCCGCAGCAGGTTCCAAAAGATCTCATCGACGCCCTTGCTGCCGGCCTTTTTGCCCGTGGCCTCGGCAATGATTTCCGGCAGCGGGATGAGATGGGTGTAGGGGCGCCAGCGCGGCGGCTTCTCGCCTTCGGGACGGTCCGCCAGCGCCTCCACACGCGCCATGACACCCACTGTTACCGGCTTGCCACAGACCGGACAATTGCCCTGGTGCTGCGCGGTTTCCCGCGGGTGCAGGCGGGTCTGACAGGTGCGATGACCATCAAAATGATACTTGCCCTCCTCGGGGAAAAACTCGATCGTGCCGAGAAAGCCCGGATCATCCTCCCGTTGCCAGGCGCGGTAAATGGCGGGATAGGAGAGCTCAGTGTCGAAGAGATTTGCTTCACGTGCCAGCTTTTGTGGAGAATGGGCATCCGAATTCGACACCAGCACAAAGCGATCAAGCTGTTTGAGCCGCCAGTTCATCGGCGGATCGGAAGACAGCCCGGTTTCCACAGCGAAAAGGTGCGGTGTGAGATCGGCAAAGCAATCGTCGATGGCATCGAAACCGCCCTTGGAGCCGAGCACCGAAAACCAGGGCGTCCAGATGTGAGCCGGCACCAGAAAAGCCAGCGGGTCAGAGGCCAGCACGATCTCGAGCAGATCCCGGGAGTCCAGGCCGAGAATCGGCCGGCCATCCGCGCGAATATTGCCGATGCTTTCCAGACGGGATTGGATCTTGAGCGCGGCTTCGAAGCCGGGGACAAAGACGATATTGTGAATCTTGCGCACCCGGTCGAGGCGCTTGTAGATGTTGGAAATTTCGGCAGTGAGCAGAAAGCGAACCTCACTGGCGCAGGCTTTGGGCACTTCACCCGGCGTCAGGCGCCGGTAATCTTCTTTGAGGCGAAACAGCCCCGTCTCAGCCGGTTCCAATTTTTCGCGCAGTTCGCTGAGCCAGCCGGGATGGACGAAATCGCCGGTGCCGACCACCGTCAGGCCCTTGAGCTGCGCCCACAGGCTCAGATACTCGAGATTGAGCTGTTTGCTGGTAGCGCGCGAATAGTGGGAATGCAAATGCAAGTCGGCGTAGAACTTCATGGGAGCACGGTGCCTGGCCCGATGATGGCCAAGTTCTGGAATGAGCCTCGGCGATGCAGTGGTCACGGTGGCTGCCGCAACCGGTAGCCGTTTCCGCGTCATAATTTCCGCCGTGCTGCGGCGGTGCGGAAAACAGCGCGGCATGCTACGAAATGGCCGGCAAAGTCGCAAGCGAAAAGATCAATGGTGCCGGCCGGCGCGGCCGCGATCAGGCCAACTCCTGATTTTGCTGAGCCTGCCGTTGCCAAGATTTCTATTTGACTTTCAGAAAAGTTCGGTTATATTTTGCGCCTGTTTTAAAAGAGGGCTGGCGGTGCGAATCATCGGGCTGGCAAAACACATGACCATGCAAAAAAAAGCTGCCAAAAAAACATCATCAGACCGGAACAGTCAGCCGGCGGGGCGCAAGCAGTCCGACGGCGCAGTTGCCGAGCATGAGAATGGCTTAACCGCCGCATCGAAATTATCTGGAGGCGGTATGAATCTGGATGAAATTAGAGAGCTGGTGAAGATTGTTGAAAGCAGTGGCATCATGGATTTGGAGGTCACCCAGCGCGGCAGCAAGGTTCGCATTTCAAAGTATCCCGGCAATGCGCATGCGCCCGCGCCGATGACTGCCGGTCACTTTGTCGTGCCGGATCAATACCTGCGGCCGCCCCTGCCGGCCGCCGGTGCGCCCGCCCCCAGCGCCGGGCACGAGCCTCCTGCCAGCAGCGCCCCGGCCCCTGCCAGCCAAAAAAATTTCGTCGAGATCAAATCTCCAATGGTGGGCACCTTTTACCGCGCGCCCGCGCCCGATGCCGAGCCGTATGTCAACGTTGGCGACACCATCTCCAAAGGCCATGTTTTATGCATCATCGAAGCCATGAAACTCATGAATGAAATTGAGGCGGAGTTTGCCTGCCGCATCATCGAGATTCTTGTGGAAAATGCGCAGCCGGTCGAGTACAACCAACCTCTTTTCCGGGTCGAAAAACTTTGAAAAAAGTTCTGATCGCCAATCGCGGCGAGATTGCGCTCCGCATCATCCGCGCCTGCAAGGAACTGGGGATCAAAACGGTGGCGGTTTATTCCGATGCGGATGCGGACTCGCTGCACGTGCGCTTCGCCGATGAGGCCGTTTGCATCGGTGCCGGACCCAGCAGGGAAAGCTATCTCAATATCCCGCGCCTGATCAGCGCCGCCGAGGTCACCAATGCAGATGCGATCCACCCCGGCTATGGCTTTCTCGCCGAAAACGCCCACTTCGCCGAAATCTGTGCCTCCTGCAACATTCGCTTCATCGGACCGACCGCCGCAATGATCAGCGCCATGGGCGACAAGGCGCTGGCCAAGGAGACCATGCGCCGGGCGGGCGTGCCGACCATCCCGGGCAGCGAGGGCACACTCCCCAACGCCGATGCGGCACTCGCCTTTGCGGAAGAATTCGGTTTTCCAGTCATTATTAAAGCGGCTGCCGGCGGCGGTGGCCGCGGCATGCGGGTGGTGCGCGAAAAAAGCGAACTGGTGCGCTCCTTCGAGCAGGCCCAAGCGGAGGCCGGCGCCGCTTTCGGCAACCCCGCGGTCTATATCGAGAAATATTTCGAGCAGCCGCGCCACATCGAAATCCAGCTCATCGGCGATTCCCA
Proteins encoded in this window:
- a CDS encoding MerR family transcriptional regulator; amino-acid sequence: MSTRRAKKTHYSIREVSRITSLQAYVLRYWETEFPELRPRKNRSGNRAYSLEDIKLIFLIKKLLYREKYTIAGARQRLKAIRQASPQLSLSFDDLRSEDALYEIKKELENLLKLLPPRPAAAREGAAPLHETAAGAAPANVKPAMTNGDLPSPASSPSSEHTSN
- a CDS encoding GMP synthase; the protein is MSTSNLAENTRQRPAVPRRPAAVAPIRVAVLDLYDNLPNEGMRCIKELLTESDGKYWAQPVTYEIFETRYKAEICTLDFDIYISTGGPGSPFDGEGKLWERRYFQWWEAIWRHNQREAQAHARKYVFAICHSFQMMCRFFKLAAVTKRGSKSFGIMPIHKTPAGERERLYASLGNPFYAADFRDWQVVEPNTTVLQALGAEVLSLEKIRPHVPLERSITAIRVSPEIIGVQFHPEADPRSMLVHAVKPERKQDIIARHGEKKYQELIRRLQDPECLAATRRAIIPGFLQDAIARLRPEYAGQTVN
- a CDS encoding sulfite oxidase-like oxidoreductase; this encodes MSFFDPIKRVQRLRQADPRRQPDAELRERIPPGQYRTEKFPVLTYGETPVVDLKDWRLKVWGLVENPITLTWEEFQALPRKKIHVDIHCVTRWSMLDTEWEGVPFSVIAELAKPLPTARVVMEHSYGGYTTNMLLEEMYDAGVLLADTYDGRPLARDHGGPLRLVVPRLYFWKSAKWLNGLEFLARNLPGFWERYGYHMHGDPWTEERFG
- the lnt gene encoding apolipoprotein N-acyltransferase, coding for MKRSQPSPSTTVVRRPQHMDPSAPGLRRLKLFMAITGGCLGFLSYPAINWTPLVAIAYVPYFWLLNHCSGIKETVRYTWLYSFVMALGGFFWIAYTVVEFGGLPWWLAVPIMLLYAAVGAANLAVTGGLVAWLRRPLSMKWQVLWVPAVFVLVERFFPKLFDWYVGNAIYKIIPLIQIADLGGPFLLTFQILLVNYAIFALLEPGLRHWLGHNLSPAFDHSEKIITAGAGMAMLLFSLGYGHFRLHQVEEQMRCATHKNIGVVQGNLGNYERLQAQYGDTATIYKFFEVHRDLTRKLIQPNREQLDLVLWPEGGYPYPFPEFHPTHQELADLAERAGAPIVTGGYVRERKPVYKIYNSMSLTAPGKFEPVALYKKHILLAFGEYMPFADWFPALKDWIPAVSTFGTGPGPEVMIYGDFRLAPLICYEALSPHYMRVYDQKNANLILNVTNDSWYSRFQEPEQHLALSQLRCVEARMAQVRSTNTGISAVILPSGEITHRTAFDTAACFTARVPLMEMPPTIYARYGDWLVALLGVLVAGMLAMRWWQKKNKKAAGEHRLPAASAL
- a CDS encoding RNA-binding S4 domain-containing protein, which codes for MPAGTADPSGFRRTMRLDKWLKLARIFPSREQAARECELGRVKVNDHVAKASKPVNIGDVLTVKVAHHYRTLTIKEIPTRGLSARDAKLLYEETTPELSPETLEMMKLMKAAERQLPRPAKGRPTKKDRRELERWRGLRRS